The genome window CCCGGTTTCACATTGGTAACACGCACTTTCGTATGTGCCACATCAATGCGCAAGCCGTCTGTAATAGCCTTTACAGCCGCTTTGGTAGCACAATATACATTACCTCCCGCATAAGCAGCATCACCCGCCACACTACCTATATTGATTACATGACCATGATTACGCTCCACCATACCAGGTACTATCAGGCGAGTCATGGTTAAGAGTCCCTTAATATTGGTATCAATCATCTGGTCCCAATCCTCAAAATCGCCCTCATATTCAGGTTCCAGTCCACGTGCGAGTCCCGCATTATTGATAAGCACATCCACATTGCGCCACTCCTCAGGGATGTAATCCACCGCTTTCTTGGCAGCTTCACGGTTACGCACATCGAAAGCCAAGGCAAGCACCTCAACGCCCTCAGCCTCGAGTTCTTTCTTCAGGATTTCCAACTTTCCCGTGTTTCTACCTGTAAGAATCAGGTTATAGCCGCCACGGGCAAAACGACGTGCACAACCTTCGCCAATACCGCTTGTTGCGCCTGTAATAAGAGCAATTTTATTCATATTCTTTGATACTTTGAATTATACTTTGAACTTTTGATACTTTGAACTTTATGATTAGCGAAGCAATTGAATTCTTCACTCTTCACTTAAAGAATAAGGACTCTGACCTCAGCATTCGCCATTTTCTCAATCTGGTTCATCGGACGTTTATAATAAACACTCTGGATAGCCTTGTTGATGATGCCATGCCCCACAGCAAGAACGGTCTGGTCAGGATAAGTAACCTTGAGCCAGGTAAGGAAATTCTGGGCTCTTGATTTCATCTTTTCCAGCGTCTCTATGTTGTCCGGCCAATCCTTTGGGTCCTTCGGCAGGTCAGGGATGAATTTGCCCGTAAAATCGCCCCAATCGCGCTCTCTGAGCAAGGGAGTGGTGACAACGGGATGCGAGCCGGCGATAATTTCACAGGTCTGTATACTGCGATAGAGATCGCTCGATACGAAAACACCGATAGGTGTACCCGCCATTTTCCTGGCCACTTCCTCAGCCTGCTCAATACCTTTCATATTGAGTTTTCCCGGTGTTTGTCCCTGCATAATTTGCGCCTTGTTATCCACCGTTTCACCATGGCGCACCAAATATAATTTTGTCATTGTCTTTACTTTTTCCGTCTATATCAAAAATGAGTTTTTACTTTTCCTAAGTCTATACTCCAGACATAGTTTTTACTTTCACTAAGTCTCTTTCCAAGACATCATGATTCTGATTTTGCTTACAAAATTACGGCTTTCTATCGAGACCAACAAATAATTTGCGTTAAATATAGCAATAATTAGCGTTAAATATAGCAATAATTTAAGTTTATATAAAAAACTTCTTGCTAGTTTCGGATTTCTTTCGTAACTTTGCCCCGAAATAACAAAATCAGTTTTAGTATGAAGGTAATACACAGTTCAATATTCCGCGCAGTATGCGCCATCATCGTAGGAGTCCTGCTCATCCAATATCGTGAGCAGACCGTCACCTGGATAACCGTCGCCATCGGTGTCTTGTTTTTCCTTTCAGGTGTCATCTCCCTTGCCAGTTATTGGGCAGCCAAGCGCAATGCAGAGAAGATGCAGGGTCAGATTCTGTCCGATTCCAATGGTAAGCCTATCATGGGCATGATGCCTAAATTCCCGCTTGTGAGCGTAGGCAGTCTTATTCTGGGATTGCTGCTTGCCCTGATGCCTCAGGTGTTTATCGCCTGGCTGATGTTCATCCTGGCATTCATCCTGATTCTGGGTGCTCTGACCCAGTTTGTCAATCTGGCTTCAGCAGCTAAGATGGGACGCGTAGGCATTCTCTTCTGGCTCTTCCCTTCAGCCCTTCTTCTGCTGGGGCTGCTCGCCATCATCAAGCCTTCAGCCATCGCCTCTGCTCCTCTTTTCATCATCGGTTGGGGTATGCTCATCTATGGAGTAGTAGAGCTTCTCAACGCCTTTAAAATCTCCAATAACAAGAGAATCTGGCTGAAAAACCAGCAGCAGCAGAAACAGGATTCAAAGGAGATTTATGTGGATGTAGAGGAAGTGAAGAACGAAGAGTAAAACAACGAAATCATTATATCATCATATATGAATAAAATTAAGTCTCTCTTTGCCTGGTTATGGCAAAAGTTTCGCGCATTCTGTACCTGGTACAAAGGATTGTATCAGGGCAGGGCGTGGTATACCAAGACCCTCGTTGCCTTGGCAAGTTGTATAGTCGCCTTCATCTTGTAT of Segatella copri contains these proteins:
- a CDS encoding SDR family oxidoreductase translates to MNKIALITGATSGIGEGCARRFARGGYNLILTGRNTGKLEILKKELEAEGVEVLALAFDVRNREAAKKAVDYIPEEWRNVDVLINNAGLARGLEPEYEGDFEDWDQMIDTNIKGLLTMTRLIVPGMVERNHGHVINIGSVAGDAAYAGGNVYCATKAAVKAITDGLRIDVAHTKVRVTNVKPGLVETNFSNIRFHGDQNRADNVYRGIEPLNGDDVADVAFYAASAPEHVQIAEVLVLATHQANGTVIHRS
- a CDS encoding histidine phosphatase family protein, which produces MTKLYLVRHGETVDNKAQIMQGQTPGKLNMKGIEQAEEVARKMAGTPIGVFVSSDLYRSIQTCEIIAGSHPVVTTPLLRERDWGDFTGKFIPDLPKDPKDWPDNIETLEKMKSRAQNFLTWLKVTYPDQTVLAVGHGIINKAIQSVYYKRPMNQIEKMANAEVRVLIL
- a CDS encoding DUF308 domain-containing protein → MKVIHSSIFRAVCAIIVGVLLIQYREQTVTWITVAIGVLFFLSGVISLASYWAAKRNAEKMQGQILSDSNGKPIMGMMPKFPLVSVGSLILGLLLALMPQVFIAWLMFILAFILILGALTQFVNLASAAKMGRVGILFWLFPSALLLLGLLAIIKPSAIASAPLFIIGWGMLIYGVVELLNAFKISNNKRIWLKNQQQQKQDSKEIYVDVEEVKNEE